A single Larimichthys crocea isolate SSNF chromosome VIII, L_crocea_2.0, whole genome shotgun sequence DNA region contains:
- the elp4 gene encoding elongator complex protein 4 isoform X2, which translates to MAAPMSGVGEASAERSSFNATSFQKKTRSRLISIPGTRPSVQNGQLLVSTGVTSLDYLLGGGLAVGTVLLIEEDRYDSYSRMILKYFLAEGVVCRHELFVAAAQDNPDDILQELPAPILDDVAIHKPVEQPRLSCEPQDSMDAMKIAWRYQNLPKVQSALASSSRFGHYYDVSKTMEPEIRQAAKCHRFYLPEHPTQSSPTHSTMLESYSALLKSLQEVIHREGFDVAAPMTKSRNILRIGLHSLGSALWGDDLCCHDNPKNVHALTSFLYGLRALLRSSLSVAVVTVPSHLIQDRALMGSITRLCDNAIALESFKGSERETNPLYKDYHGLLHVRQVPHLNCLASKLPDHKDLAFKLKRKQFSIEAPMSLQGRTSTLWLCPSP; encoded by the exons ATGGCAGCTCCCATGAGCGGTGTGGGTGAAGCCTCAGCTGAGCGTTCATCGTTCAACGCTACGAGTTTTCAGAAGAAAACAAGGAGCAGGTTGATCTCCATACCTGGCACCAGACCGTCGGTTCAAAATGGACAACTCTTAGTGTCGACCGGCGTCACGTCACTCGACTATCTGCTCG GTGGTGGGTTAGCAGTTGGAACAGTACTTCTCATAG aggagGACCGATATGATAGCTACTCTCGTATGATCTTGAAGTACTTCCTTGCAGAAGGAGTGGTGTGTCGACATGAGCTTTTTGTGGCTGCGGCTCAAGATAACCCAGACGACATTTTACAG GAACTACCGGCTCCCATCTTGGACGATGTTGCTATCCACAAACCAGTGGAGCAGCCCAGACTGTCTTGTGAACCTCAGGACAGTATGGATGCCATGAAGATCGCCTGGCGCTATCAGAATCTTCCAAAAGTACAG AGTGCTCTGGCATCCTCATCCCGGTTCGGGCACTACTATGATGTCTCCAAGACGATGGAGCCGGAAATTCGCCAGGCAGCCAAGTGCCACCGCTTCTACCTTCCAGAACATCCCACCCAGTCATCACCCACACACAG TACCATGCTTGAGTCCTACTCTGCGTTGCTGAAGTCACTTCAGGAGGTCATACACAGGGAGGGCTTTGATGTAGCAGCCCCAATG ACAAAGTCACGCAACATCCTGCGAATTGGGCTCCACTCTCTTGGCTCAGCTCTGTGGGGCGATGACttgtgttgccatgacaacccTAAGAACGTCCATGCCCTCACTTCCTTTCTCTACGGACTGCGTGCTTTGCTAAGGTCATCGCTGTCTGTTGCAGTAGTTACTGTGCCTTCACACCTCATCCAG GACAGAGCTCTAATGGGCAGCATAACCAGGCTATGTGACAATGCCATAGCCCTGGAATCATTCAAaggctcagagagagagaccaacCCTCTCTACAAAGATTACCATG GCCTTCTGCACGTACGCCAAGTTCCTCACCTGAACTGTCTGGCAAGTAAACTTCCTGATCACAAGGACCTGGCCTTCAAGCTAAAGAGAAAACAGTTCAGTATTGAG
- the immp1l gene encoding mitochondrial inner membrane protease subunit 1, whose amino-acid sequence MFRNVLWKTLGFVGYTIQYGCIAHCAFEYIGEVVVCSGPSMEPTIVNHDVVFSERMSRHLCKIQKDDIVIAKCPFDPHMNICKRVIGLEGDKVLTSDPSDLFKAHTYVPKGHVWLEGDNLRNSNDSRNYGPIPYALIRGRVCLKLWPPHSVGTLNGSPTRRIIKTQSDSDSD is encoded by the exons ATGTTCCGCAATGTGCTATGGAAGACTTTGGGGTTTGTTGGCTACACAATCCAGTATGGCTGCATTGCTCACTGTGCCTTCGAATACATAGGAGAAGTTGTGGTG TGTTCTGGTCCATCCATGGAGCCCACCATTGTCAACCATGATGTTGTCTTCTCTGAACGCATGAGTCGTCACCTTTGCAAAATACAAAA GGATGATATAGTAATTGCAAAGTGTCCATTTGACCCACATATGAACATTTGTAAAAGGGTCATTGGATTGGAGGGTGACAAGGTCCTCACAAGTGACCCATCAGATCTGTTCAAGGCCCACACATAT gTACCAAAAGGCCACGTATGGCTAGAAGGGGATAACCTTAGGAATTCCAATGACTCAAGGAACTATGGCCCAATTCCCTATGCCCTCATCCGAGGGCGTGTTTGCTTAAAG CTCTGGCCGCCACACAGTGTCGGGACCCTCAATGGAAGCCCAACTAGGCGGATCATTAAAACTCAGAGTGACTCAGACTCAGATTGA